A genomic segment from Rhizoctonia solani chromosome 11, complete sequence encodes:
- a CDS encoding Retrotransposable element Tf2 protein produces MATRSRPASRTRSPIDQGELGPFLPPATPVELGEVSLERVTRLLLGLLGQVERLKQEVGEIKEAGIETRTNVENISQAVDVVKDGLRSLQTHGPRTPEDTKPPVVEATPRPLSKVDPIGLTSRVSFWPKPSKGLPAFAQPTPVRAVPPRVPSPPPSPRLRSPIGAPAPLPPAPAAHYPAPVKVDHPDAYTGKIGSEAKQWLTRMLAWTRLNSRMFPTDQEVLSFLLMNMKDSAGAWAHPHLDQLGSHRAIIQTVEGFKIEFLAAFGDPDATRAAERKITSLTQSGTCADYITKFRTLAMELDWNDAALRGQFACGLHWEVSRQIATRKHRPQTLLELQNAALVIDNALREERASHPPKDNKPSRPSNPARGTSTGQVTSGSKKLSDDPNFVSEEERNRRRAAGACIKCGKMGHKFAECRTGWKATPIEDKGKAKETAKDPKHSGIVEICNISNSRNKISPLFTILIKPEKQADTLEVLIDSGATSSFLHPRTAELLRLPLIDLPTPRTVTMLDGSSPQAGKIWKKANLTFSFDGKQMTETFLICNTGSHPAILGLKWLDAHNPEIDWNLRTLSFPHTPPEHVAIAEEEEADKDPLEGVPPEYHQYAKVFGEEEFNKLPPHRHYDIGIELTEEGPLNLPLYSMTDAKSATLKDWLRDELKAGKIRPSKSSISSPVMFVPKKDGSRRLVVDYRRLNNRTKKNVYPLPRPDDLMAQLRGAKVFTKLDLRWGYNNVRVKEGDKWKTAFRTKYGLYESLVMTFGLTNAPAAFQHFMNKLFKDLLDVCVIIYLDDILIYSKDDASHTQHVHEVLRRLMANQLFCKASKCTFHVTSVEYLGIIVSNKGFSLDRLKIQAVQEWPAPTKVKEVQSFLGFANFLRRFVANFSHMARPLHNLVKKDTPWKWDTKEQEAFQGLKDAITNAPVLCHADPTKPYFLETDASGAALGSILSQRQEDGRLHPLGFLSESFKGAEQNYDTHDKELLAIIQSFEYWRIFLEGTLHPITVFTDHRNLEYWKESRTFNCRHARWHLLLAGYNFQIVYRPGKQSGKPDALSRRSDHADVPPANQTMLPDPVFANVALVTPEKELQRQIETSLDQDESLEEILQFLQNESKAPPSIKRAFKDYEMEAGLLFYQGRIVVPDVGTLRTDLLRIFHNSPLAGHPGRQRTLELISRNYYWPGIRADTYWHVDSCETCQRIRKPKYASIPPQPLELPTQPWQHVSYDMIVDLPRDGTCDSILVIVDSFTKYGIFVKCSKKLKAPKLAELFLEHVWKRHGMPEKTVSDRGRVFNNKFLKALYKRLGIDPHFSSAYHPQSDGQTERVNPSIEHFLRAYSGINQRDWTKWLPMAEFAYNNAVHSSTGKTPFKALYGWEPTLTPSNVPTNVPEADDLAQTMEAQWKEVESALRQSKQRMTAGEEGGPTEFAIGEEAWLDAKNVNLKTLSPKLTEQRLGPFKVIEKISDRAYRLELPPTMRIHNVFYVGLLSKVKRDKKRTFENRPPPVTVDGEEEYEVEGITDAKEQNGKWFFRVKWKGYGSEENTWEP; encoded by the exons atggcaacccgttcccggccaGCCTCTcgaacccgctccccaatCGATCAAGGGgagctgggacccttccttccgccAGCCACCCCTGTCGAGCTTGGGGAGGTGTCCCTCGAGCGCGTCacacgcctcctccttggcctccttggccaagtcgaACGCCTCAAGCAAGAAGTCGgggaaatcaaggaagccggGATCGAGACCCGCACCAACGTCGAAAACATATCCCAAGccgtcgatgttgtcaaggatgggcttagaagcctccaaaCCCACGggccaaggaccccagaGGATACAAAACCCCCGgtcgtggaagcaacgccacgccccctatcAAAAGTCGACCCTATTGGATTGACTAGTCGGGTCTCATTCTGGCCCAAACCATCTAAAGGGTTGCCCgcctttgcccaacccactcccgTACGAGCAGTGCCCCCgcgagtcccatctccccctccatctccgcgtctccgatccccgatcggagcacctgcccctctccctccggctccagcagcccactaccccgctccggtcaaggttgaccaccccgacgcctacacaggcaaaatagggagcgaGGCAAAACAATGGCTGACCCggatgctggcctggacccgcctcaactcgcggatgttcccaactgatcaggaggtcctatccttcctcctgatgaacatgaaggattccgccggggcctgggcccatccacaCCTCGACCAGCTCGGTTCACACCGAGCCATTATTCAAACGGTTGAAGGGTTCAAAATAGAGTTCCTGGCAGCGTTCGGCGACCCagatgccacaagggccgccgagcggaagaTAACCTCCCTTACCcaatccggcacatgcgcggattacattacaaagttcagaaccctagccatggaactggactggaacgacgcggcccttcgaggccagtttgcctgcggcctccactgggaggtcagtcGCCAAATTGCAACCCGCAAACACCGGCCCCAAacactccttgagctgcagaatgcagcactcgtcattgacaacgctctccgcgaagagcgtgctagccatccgCCGAAGGATAATAAGCctagcagaccatccaaccccgcaagggggacgagtaccggccaagtCACATCCGGTTCAAAAAAACTCTCCGAcgatcccaactttgtgtcggaagaggaacgtaatcgccgccgcgccgctggcgcttgcatcaaatgcggtaagATGGGCCATAAATTCGCGGAgtgccgcacgggctggaaggctacccctattgaggacaaggggaaagccaaggaaaccgccaag gaccccaagcaCTCTGGGATTGtcgaaatttgtaatatatctaatAGTAGAAATAAAATCTCCCCCCTGTTCACAATTTTGATCAAACCAGAAAAACAAGCGGAtacactagaagtcctgatagactcaggcgccacttCATCATTTCTCCACCCCCGTAccgcggaactactccgcctcccactcatagaCCTCCCTACACCCCgcactgttactatgcttgatgggtcgagcccccaggctggcaaaatctggaagaaggctaaccttaccttctcctttgatggcaaacaaatgaccgagaccttcctaatctgcaacacagggtctcatcCTGCCATCCTAgggttgaaatggttggacgcccacaatccagagattgattggaatttgCGTACACTCTCTTTCCCCCATACACCGCCAGAACACGTGGCTATtgctgaggaagaggaagctgacaaggaccctcttgaaggagtacccccagaataccatcaatacgctaAGGTATtcggggaggaagaattcaacaagctcccACCTCACAGGCATTAcgacattgggattgaacttacagaagaaggccccctaaATTTGCCCCTTTATAGTATGACTgacgccaaatccgccacactcaaggactggctcagggacgaactcaaggcaggcaagaTACGGCCCAGCAAGTCTTCTATCAGTTCCCCTGTAatgtttgttccaaaaaaggatggttctcGTCGCCTAGTAGTGGACTATCGTCGCCTCAACAATcggacaaaaaagaatgtatacccgttaccccgtccagatgacctcatggcccagctccgtggtgccaaggtctttaccaaattagacctaagatggggttacaacaacgtccgagttaaggaaggtgacaaatggaagaccgccttccgtaccaagtacggtctctacgagtccctggtaatgacatttggcctgaccaacgcccctgctgccttccaacacttcatgaacaaactattcaaggacttgttggatgtatgcgtcatcatttaccttgatgacatcttgaTTTACTCCAAAGACGACGCATCCCACACACAgcatgttcatgaggtcctacGGCGCCTAATGGCAaatcagctgttctgcaaggcatctaagtgtacattccacgtcacttCTGTGGAATACTTAGGGATCATTGTGTCCAATAAGGGTTTCAGTCTGGATAGGCttaaaatccaggcagtacaagaatggccggcCCCTACCaaggttaaagaagtccaatcatttctaggctttgccaactttctccgccgatttgttgccaactttagtcacatggccagacCGCTACACAATCTGGTCAAAAAGGATAcaccatggaaatgggatacaaAGGAGCAAGAAGCATTTCAAGGTCTAAAAGACGCcattaccaatgcccccgtACTCTGCCACGCCGACCCCACCAAGCCTTACTTTCTTGAGACAGATGCATCTGGCGCGGCCCTAGggtccatactcagtcaacggcAAGAAGACGGACGCCTACATCCACTGGgattcctgtcagaatcattcaagggtgcTGAAcagaattatgacacccacgacaaggaactcctggccatcatccaatcatttgaatattggcgcaTCTTTTTGGAAGGAACTCTGCACCCCATAACGGTTTTCACGGATCAccgaaacctggaatactggaaggaatctagaaccttcaattgCCGCCATGCACGCTGGCACCTACTCCTGGCTGggtacaatttccaaatcgTGTACCGCCCTGGTAAACAATCcggaaaaccagatgccttgtCCCGCCGATCAGATCACGCCGATGTTCCACCTGCCaatcaaaccatgctccctgaccccgtatttgccaacgttgcctTAGTAACCCCTGAAAAGGAACTACAACGCCAAATTGAGACATCCCTGGATCAGGATGAATCCCTGGAAGAGATACTCCAGTTCCTGCAAAACgaatccaaggcaccaccTTCTATCAAAAGGGCGTTCAAGGATTACGAAATGGAAGCCGGCCTGTTGTTCTACCAAGGGAGGATTGTGGTACCAGATGTTGGGACTTTACGGACGGACCTACTCCGCAtattccacaacagccctctggcaggacacccaggcaGACAACGGACATTGGAACTGATTTCTAGGAACTATTACTGGCCCGGAATCCGCGCAGATACCTACTGGCACGtagactcctgtgaaacctgccaaCGCATCaggaaacccaagtacgcgtCCATTCCCCCTCAACCCCTGGAATTACCTACACAACCTTGGCAACACGTGTcttatgacatgatagtagacctgcccaGAGATGGAACTTGCGATTCAatcttggtcattgttgacagcttcaccaagtacgggatttttgtcaaatgttccaaaaaaCTCAAAGCACCCAAGCTGGCggaactattcctggaacatGTGTGGAAACGGCACGGAATGCCTGAAAAAACGGTCTCGGATAggggaagggtcttcaacaacaaattcctaaAAGCGCTATACAAAcgcctaggaatagaccctcacttctcTTCGGCTTATCATCCTCAGAGCGACGGCCAAACGGAAAGGGTGAACCCCTCCATTGAACACTttctcagggcttactcagggatcaaccaacgggactggaccaaatggctcccaatggcggagtttgcgtacaacaatgccgtacATAGTAGCACGGGGAAGACTCCCTTCAAAGCCttatacggatgggaacccaccttaaccCCGTCAAACGTACCaaccaacgtcccagaagcagacgaccttgcccagacaatggaggcacaatggaaggaagtggaatcggcactccggcaatctaaaCAACGTATGACGGCCGGGGAGGAAGGAGGCCCAACGGAATTTGCAATTGGGGAAGAGGcttggctggacgccaaaaacgtcaacctcaaaaccttaaGTCCAAAGCTTacggaacaacgcctaggaccATTTAAGGTTattgaaaaaatctccgaccgagcctaccgcctggaactccctcCAACCATGcgaatccacaacgtcttctatgtagggctcctgtctaaagtcaaaagagacaagaagcgcacctttgaaaatcgTCCCCCTcctgtcaccgtggacggggaagaagaatacgaagtaGAAGGAATCACCGATGCCAAGGAACAaaacgggaaatggttcttccgagtcaaatggaagggttatgggtCTGAAGAGAACACTTGGGAACCTTGA
- a CDS encoding Retrotransposable element Tf2 protein yields MAEFAYNNAIHSSTGKSPFKALYGWEPSLTPSNVPTNVPEADNLATKMEAQWQEIESALRQSKVCMTAGETGEPVNFKIGEEAWLDARNVKLKTLSSKLTEQRLGPFKITKKISDRAYQLELPPSMRIHDVFYVGLLSKVKQDKKRAFENQPPPVTIDGEEEYKVEGITDMEERNGEWFFRVKWKGYGSEENTWEPRENLKNAEKILKNFEKEMKKKALSAAKALKGEAVS; encoded by the coding sequence atggcggagtttgcctacaacaacgccattCACAGTTCAACAGGAAAATCCCCATTTAAGGCACtctatggatgggaaccatCCCTCACCCCTAGTAACGTACCAACCAATGTACCTGAGGCAGACAACCTGGCAACTaaaatggaagcacaatggcaaGAAATAGAAtcggcactccggcaatcaaaagTATGCATGACTGccggagaaacaggagaaccagTTAACTTCAAAATTGGGgaagaggcctggctagacgcaagAAATGTCAAGCTAAAAACCTTGAGTTCCAAGCTGacagaacaacgcctaggccctTTCAAGATAACCAAAAAGATCTCCGACCGTGCTTACCAACTAGAACTCCCTCCTTCCATGCGGATCCAtgacgtcttctatgtggggtTATTGTCCAAAGTAAAACAAGACAAGAAACGGGCGTTTGAAAACCAACCGCCACCAGTCACCATagacggagaagaagaatacaaggtggaggGAATAACGGATATGGAAGAAAGAAACGGAgaatggttcttcagggtcaaatggaagggttacggatcagaggagaatacctgggaaccaagggaaaacctcaagaacgcggaaaaaatcctgaaaaaTTTCGAAAAagagatgaagaagaaggccctcagcgctgccaaggcccttaaaggggaggcagtgtcgtag